One region of Streptomyces sp. NBC_00442 genomic DNA includes:
- a CDS encoding MFS transporter: MPHPTLLPRRPNPYICLFRTPGARAFTLPNLVARLPMGMFGVSAVIMIAGARGSYGLAGAVTATGLAATALVAPWTARLVDRHGQARIAVPATAVAVLGSLSLLLCVRFGAPDWTLFASYAATATTPNTGGMSRARWAHLHRGPSPLDAAALHTANSFEQAADELCFMVGPVAAAFLCSALFPEAGTLVGAVLLMTGVLLFAAQRTTEPPASPRTAGSNSPVRARGFAPLLAVFLATGAVFGALEITTIAYADGLGHRSAAGAVLALQAAGSCAAGLAYGAARPARDVAGRLVGCVGAMSLLMWLPLLTARSGGPLPLLAAALLCAGAATAPTMVTAMTLVQRLTPPGQLNEGMTLAVTAILGGIAAGSAVGGQVVERAGPGVGYVVPVCAAALALVVSAAGRGRYAAPPR; this comes from the coding sequence ATGCCGCATCCGACCCTCCTCCCCCGCCGCCCGAACCCGTACATATGCCTGTTCCGCACCCCCGGCGCCCGCGCCTTCACCCTGCCCAACCTCGTCGCCCGGCTCCCCATGGGCATGTTCGGCGTCAGCGCCGTGATCATGATCGCGGGGGCCCGCGGTTCGTACGGCCTCGCGGGCGCGGTCACCGCGACCGGGCTCGCCGCGACCGCGCTGGTCGCCCCCTGGACGGCCCGGCTCGTGGACCGGCACGGCCAGGCCAGGATCGCCGTGCCCGCCACGGCGGTCGCGGTACTCGGCTCGCTCTCCCTGCTCCTGTGCGTGCGCTTCGGCGCCCCGGACTGGACCCTGTTCGCCTCCTACGCCGCGACCGCCACCACCCCCAACACCGGCGGCATGTCCCGCGCCCGCTGGGCCCATCTGCACCGGGGCCCCTCGCCCCTCGACGCGGCAGCCCTGCACACGGCCAATTCCTTCGAGCAGGCCGCCGACGAACTGTGCTTCATGGTCGGCCCGGTCGCCGCCGCGTTCCTGTGCTCGGCACTGTTCCCCGAGGCCGGCACCCTTGTCGGGGCGGTCCTGCTGATGACGGGCGTGCTGCTGTTCGCCGCCCAGCGCACGACCGAGCCGCCCGCATCGCCGCGTACGGCCGGCTCCAACTCCCCTGTGCGTGCACGGGGGTTCGCGCCGCTGCTGGCCGTTTTCCTCGCCACGGGCGCGGTGTTCGGCGCGCTGGAGATCACGACCATCGCGTACGCCGACGGTCTCGGCCACCGCTCCGCCGCGGGCGCGGTGCTCGCGCTCCAGGCGGCCGGCTCGTGCGCCGCGGGACTCGCCTATGGCGCGGCGCGGCCCGCGCGCGACGTGGCGGGCCGGCTCGTCGGGTGCGTCGGCGCCATGAGCCTCCTGATGTGGCTGCCGCTGCTCACGGCGCGCTCCGGCGGACCGCTGCCCCTGCTCGCGGCGGCGCTGCTGTGCGCGGGCGCCGCCACCGCGCCCACCATGGTCACCGCCATGACGCTGGTGCAGCGGCTCACCCCGCCGGGGCAGTTGAACGAGGGCATGACCCTCGCCGTCACCGCGATCCTCGGCGGCATCGCGGCCGGCTCGGCCGTCGGCGGGCAGGTCGTGGAGCGAGCGGGCCCCGGGGTGGGCTACGTGGTCCCGGTCTGCGCGGCGGCCCTCGCCCTGGTGGTGAGCGCCGCCGGACGCGGGCGGTACGCTGCACCGCCCCGCTGA